The following coding sequences are from one Canis lupus baileyi chromosome 23, mCanLup2.hap1, whole genome shotgun sequence window:
- the LOC140614611 gene encoding uncharacterized protein, which produces MRAAAPRARGRLEARSSWAKRRRRGSRERVRESRRPAERWLRGSHLLRTSAGCAPRRASAPPSAAAPPSPRVRACVRAAGSPARLASVGSEPEAPRESRAAAGRVRPGRGGGRGRLAVTPPQALAVAPFSSPPPLLRSLSGLRHLCAVGPGGLRRPLSGSGVAFQCGMKFAGVSPKDLNLYLELIKILSSGKCPQSSCQWLRDD; this is translated from the exons ATGAGGGCAGCCGCACCGCGTGCGCGAGGCCGCCTCGAGGCCCGCTCGAGCTGGGCGAAGCGCAGGCGCAG GGGCAGCCGTGAGCGGGTGCGGGAGTCCCGCAGACCAGCCGAGCGTTGGCTCCGCGGGAGCCACCTTCTGCGGACGTCGGCCGGCTGTGCCCCGCGCAGAGCGTCCGCTCCCCCGTCAGCGGCTGCCCCCCCCTCGCcccgcgtgcgtgcgtgcgtgcgtgcggcCGGAAGTCCTGCGCGCCTGGCGTCGGTGGGCTCCGAGCCTGAGGCGCCGCGTGAGAGCCGGGCTGCTGCGGGGAGAGTGAGGCCGGGgcgcggaggggggcggggccgcctTGCCGTCACTCCTCCTCAGGCCCTAGCTGTAGCGCCCTTCTCCtcacccccgcccctcctccggTCCCTGTCGGGTCTGCGGCACCTCTGCGCAGTGGGACCCGGCGGTCTCCGTCGGCCTCTCTCTGGGAGCGGCGTTGCG TTCCAATGTGGAATGAAGTTTGCTGGGGTCTCTCCGAAGGACCTGAATTTGTATTTGGAACTGATAAAGATCCTGAGCAGTGGGAAATGTCCACAAAGTAGTTGCCAG TGGCTAAGAgatgattaa
- the LOC140614696 gene encoding large ribosomal subunit protein uL15-like has protein sequence MPSRLRKTQKLRGPVSHGHSHISKHWKHPGGRGNAGGMHHHRINFDKYHTGYFGKVGMRHYHLKRNQSFCPTVNLHKLWTLVSEQTWVNATKNKTGATIIDVVRSGYYTVLGKGKLLKQSLIMKAKFFSRRAEEKIKGMGGVCVLVT, from the coding sequence ATGCCATCTAGACTGAGGAAGACCCAGAAACTTCGGGGTCCTGTGAGCCATGGCCACAGCCACATCAGCAAGCACTGGAAGCACCCAGGAGGCCGGGGTAATGCTGGTGGCATGCATCATCACAGGATCAACTTTGACAAATATCACACAGGTTACTTTGGAAAAGTCGGTATGAGACATTACCACTTAAAGAGGAACCAGAGCTTCTGCCCAACTGTCAACCTTCATAAACTGTGGACCTTAGTCAGTGAGCAGACATGGGTAAATGCCACCAAAAACAAGACTGGAGCTACTATTATCGATGTGGTGCGATCGGGCTACTACACAGTTTTGGGAAAGGGAAAGCTCCTAAAACAGTCTCTCATCATGAAGGCCAAATTCTTCAGTAGAAGAGCTGAGGAGAAGATAAAGGGTATGGGGGGTGTCTGCGTTCTAGTAACTTGA